A genome region from Danio aesculapii chromosome 2, fDanAes4.1, whole genome shotgun sequence includes the following:
- the sugp1 gene encoding SURP and G-patch domain-containing protein 1 has protein sequence MQEMYDMIMKHKRAMQDMQLIWEKAIQNHQHEYDSDEEVDADDGTWEHRLRQMEMEKTREWAEQLTEMGKGKHFIGDFLPPDELEKFMETFKALKEGRDPDYSEYKEFKLTVENIGFQMLMKMGWKEGDGLGSDGQGIKAPVHRGSTAVDGAGFGVDRPAELSKSDDEYDAFRKRMMLAYRFRPNPLNNPRRPYY, from the exons ATGCAGGAGATGTACGACATGATCATGAAGCACAAGCGGGCGATGCAGGACATGCAGCTGATCTGGGAGAAGGCCATCCAGAACCACCAGCACGAGTACGACAGCGACGAGGAGGTGGACGCAGACGACGGCACCTGGGAGCACCGGCTGCGGCAGATGGAGATGGAGAAgaccagag aGTGGGCGGAGCAGCTGACGGAGATGGGCAAAGGGAAGCACTTCATCGGGGACTTCCTGCCGCCGGACGAGCTGGAGAAGTTCATGGAGACCTTCAAAGCCCTCAAG gaGGGCAGAGATCCAGATTACTCCGAGTATAAGGAGTTCAAGCTGACGGTGGAGAACATCGGCTTCCAGATGCTCATGAAGATGGGCTGGAAAGAAGGAGATGGACTGGGGTCAGACGGACAGGGCATCAAAGCCCCCGTacacag GGGCTCGACAGCAGTGGACGGTGCAGGCTTCGGTGTGGACAGGCCTGCTGAGCTCTCCAAGAGTGATGATGAGTATGATGCCTTCAGGAAGAGGATGATGCTGGCGTACAGATTCAGACCAAACCCActg AACAATCCCAGAAGGCCATACTACTGA